A single genomic interval of Bacillus sp. es.036 harbors:
- a CDS encoding phosphoadenylyl-sulfate reductase: MEWLYESWSGEEPEFNQHSDTKGALEVLNWAYQTYKEDIVYACSFGVEGIVLIDLISRVNEEAEIVFLDTGLHFEETYQLIEKVKARYPKLKIKMKQPKESVEEQALSKGEALWEKDPGQCCNLRKIVPLHEELDGVSAWISGLRREQSPLRQKTNYLNRDKKFQSIKVCPLIHWTWKEIWRYVYEKDLPYNPLHDQGYPSIGCAVCTERVLSGSDSRAGRWASQEKTECGLHLDSASSR; the protein is encoded by the coding sequence ATGGAATGGTTATATGAGAGCTGGTCAGGCGAGGAGCCGGAATTCAATCAGCATTCAGATACAAAAGGAGCATTGGAAGTTCTTAATTGGGCTTATCAAACTTATAAAGAAGACATCGTATATGCATGTAGTTTCGGTGTGGAAGGTATTGTTCTCATTGATTTGATTTCTCGTGTAAATGAGGAAGCGGAGATTGTTTTTTTAGACACCGGACTTCACTTTGAAGAAACGTATCAATTGATTGAGAAAGTAAAAGCGAGATATCCAAAGCTTAAGATAAAGATGAAGCAACCAAAAGAGTCTGTAGAAGAGCAAGCATTAAGTAAAGGGGAGGCGCTTTGGGAGAAGGATCCAGGGCAATGCTGTAATTTACGAAAAATTGTTCCTTTACATGAAGAACTAGATGGCGTAAGCGCCTGGATATCGGGCTTAAGAAGAGAACAGTCCCCTCTAAGACAAAAAACGAATTATTTAAATCGAGATAAAAAATTTCAGTCCATAAAAGTTTGTCCACTCATTCATTGGACGTGGAAAGAAATTTGGCGCTACGTCTACGAGAAAGATTTACCATATAATCCCCTTCACGATCAAGGCTATCCAAGTATCGGCTGTGCCGTATGCACAGAAAGAGTTTTGAGTGGAAGTGATTCTAGAGCGGGGAGATGGGCAAGTCAGGAGAAAACAGAGTGCGGATTGCATCTTGATTCCGCATCAAGCCGATGA
- a CDS encoding YezD family protein → MGSKEQNFSDVAARIERMLSTLKYGSITLVIQDGKVIQLERKEKERL, encoded by the coding sequence ATGGGAAGCAAGGAGCAGAACTTTTCAGACGTTGCAGCGCGTATTGAACGAATGCTAAGTACGTTGAAGTATGGATCGATTACACTTGTTATTCAAGATGGAAAGGTGATTCAACTTGAAAGAAAAGAAAAAGAACGACTTTAA
- a CDS encoding NfeD family protein, whose translation MEILSLPAVGFLVVLLSVLFLFGELLVRVKGIFGLIGILILTFYFSYHLTSLSSMVWMGLVFAVGLGLVILDGKLLNDGTFGLIGLAMMVTAVAIPSPTFLYGLLVSSGFLIGTAASFLFLRVFPARSMWTKMTLKDRLSSEMGYNSMNVEYKKLVGETAIALTPFRPSGTIEMNDKKYSAISAGSWIDKDAVVVVTSVDGTRIVVEEKKVESKRHPI comes from the coding sequence ATGGAAATCCTATCTTTGCCTGCAGTTGGTTTTCTTGTTGTCTTACTTAGCGTGCTTTTCTTATTCGGAGAGTTGCTTGTTCGAGTAAAAGGGATTTTTGGATTGATTGGAATCCTGATCCTTACATTCTATTTCAGTTACCATTTAACATCATTATCATCTATGGTTTGGATGGGTCTTGTGTTTGCGGTTGGTCTTGGATTAGTTATTCTAGACGGAAAATTATTGAATGACGGAACGTTTGGACTGATTGGATTAGCAATGATGGTAACGGCAGTTGCTATACCTTCCCCAACTTTTCTGTATGGACTGCTTGTTTCAAGTGGATTTTTAATTGGAACTGCTGCGTCCTTTCTATTTTTAAGAGTATTTCCTGCCAGGTCCATGTGGACGAAGATGACGCTAAAAGATCGTCTTAGTAGTGAAATGGGATACAACTCGATGAATGTGGAGTATAAAAAATTAGTTGGAGAAACAGCTATCGCCCTTACTCCGTTTCGACCGAGTGGGACAATTGAAATGAACGATAAAAAGTATAGCGCGATTTCAGCAGGAAGCTGGATCGATAAGGATGCGGTAGTTGTAGTAACCTCTGTTGATGGAACGCGCATTGTAGTAGAAGAAAAGAAAGTAGAAAGTAAACGTCATCCGATATAA
- a CDS encoding DUF1002 domain-containing protein: MFKKVMPFFLSMLLIMFIVPIVTLADASVGDVIVTLGEDLSEEQKQTLLEEMKASDDVMTVTVSNEEEHKYLGNYISKALIGTRALSSSSITIGEKDAGLSVETKNINWVTDEMYANALITAGVKDADIYVTAPTEVSGTAALTGLIKAYELSSDEVIPEEQKQVANEELVTTAQLSDSIGADKATELMTKIKDEIATNPPETEEDMRTMIKQTASDSGIELTQEELDGLVALFNRMKNLDIDWDQMKSQLENARENLDEFLNKDETQSFIKKIIDFFIALIDGIKGVFQS, encoded by the coding sequence ATGTTTAAAAAAGTAATGCCATTTTTTCTGTCGATGTTGTTGATCATGTTCATTGTGCCAATTGTAACGTTGGCTGATGCTAGCGTTGGTGATGTCATTGTGACACTTGGTGAAGATTTATCAGAAGAGCAAAAGCAAACGCTGTTAGAAGAAATGAAAGCATCAGACGATGTCATGACCGTGACAGTATCAAATGAAGAAGAGCATAAATACCTTGGAAACTATATTAGTAAAGCCTTAATTGGTACGCGTGCCTTGTCTTCCTCCTCGATTACAATTGGTGAGAAAGATGCTGGGTTAAGTGTTGAAACAAAAAATATCAACTGGGTTACAGATGAGATGTATGCCAATGCTTTAATAACAGCGGGAGTAAAAGACGCTGATATCTACGTGACAGCACCAACGGAAGTATCCGGTACGGCAGCTTTAACTGGTTTGATTAAAGCGTATGAGTTAAGTTCAGATGAAGTCATTCCTGAGGAACAGAAACAGGTTGCAAATGAAGAATTAGTAACGACTGCTCAATTAAGTGATAGCATTGGTGCTGATAAAGCAACAGAGTTAATGACGAAAATTAAAGATGAAATTGCTACAAATCCCCCTGAGACAGAAGAAGACATGAGAACGATGATTAAACAAACGGCTAGCGATTCAGGAATTGAACTAACTCAAGAAGAACTAGACGGACTTGTGGCACTGTTTAATCGAATGAAGAATCTCGATATCGACTGGGATCAAATGAAGAGTCAGCTCGAGAATGCGAGAGAAAATCTTGATGAATTTTTAAACAAAGATGAAACACAATCTTTTATTAAGAAAATAATAGATTTTTTTATTGCGCTTATTGATGGAATAAAAGGGGTATTTCAATCGTAA
- the ispG gene encoding flavodoxin-dependent (E)-4-hydroxy-3-methylbut-2-enyl-diphosphate synthase: MNEITHRSKTRPVKVGPLTIGGNDEVIIQSMTTTKTHDVEATVAEINRLEEAGCQIVRVACPDDRAADAIPEIKKRINIPLVVDIHFNYKLALKAIEGGADKIRINPGNIGRREKVEAVVKAAKEKGIPIRIGVNAGSLERKILEKYGYPTAEGMLESALHHIKILEDLDFYDIIVSMKASDVQLATEAYELAARSFDYPLHLGITESGTLFAGTVKSAAGLGVILSKGIGNTARISLSADPVEEVKVARELLKSFGLAANAATLISCPTCGRIEIDLISIANEVEEYISTIKAPIKVAVLGCAVNGPGEAREADIGIAGARGEGLLFRHGEIIRKVPEETMVEELKKEVDKIAEEHYKKMAEEKEKAEANS, translated from the coding sequence ATGAATGAAATTACCCACCGTAGTAAAACAAGACCTGTTAAAGTAGGTCCTTTAACGATAGGCGGTAACGATGAAGTTATTATTCAAAGTATGACAACCACTAAAACGCACGATGTGGAAGCAACAGTAGCTGAAATTAATCGTCTTGAGGAAGCTGGTTGTCAGATCGTACGTGTTGCTTGTCCAGATGATCGAGCTGCAGATGCGATTCCAGAAATTAAAAAAAGAATCAATATTCCTCTTGTCGTTGACATCCATTTCAATTACAAGCTTGCCCTCAAAGCAATTGAAGGTGGAGCAGACAAGATTCGAATTAACCCAGGTAACATTGGGCGTCGTGAAAAAGTGGAGGCAGTTGTTAAGGCTGCTAAAGAAAAAGGTATTCCAATTCGCATTGGGGTAAACGCTGGTTCACTAGAGCGTAAAATCCTTGAGAAATATGGATACCCAACGGCTGAAGGTATGCTTGAAAGTGCCCTTCATCACATTAAAATTCTTGAAGACCTTGATTTCTACGATATCATTGTCTCAATGAAAGCATCTGATGTACAACTTGCTACAGAAGCTTATGAGCTCGCAGCTCGCTCATTTGATTATCCATTACACCTTGGGATCACAGAATCTGGAACGCTATTTGCTGGTACAGTAAAAAGTGCCGCTGGTTTAGGTGTTATTCTTTCTAAAGGTATTGGAAATACGGCACGTATTTCTCTAAGTGCTGACCCTGTTGAAGAAGTTAAAGTAGCTAGAGAACTTCTTAAATCATTTGGTCTCGCTGCGAACGCTGCAACATTAATTTCTTGTCCAACATGTGGACGAATTGAAATTGATTTAATTTCGATTGCAAATGAAGTTGAAGAGTATATTTCAACGATCAAAGCACCAATTAAAGTAGCTGTGCTTGGCTGCGCCGTAAACGGCCCTGGTGAAGCACGTGAAGCGGATATTGGTATTGCAGGCGCTAGAGGTGAAGGTCTTCTCTTCCGTCACGGAGAAATCATCCGCAAGGTTCCTGAAGAAACAATGGTAGAAGAATTGAAAAAAGAAGTAGATAAAATAGCAGAAGAACACTACAAGAAAATGGCAGAAGAAAAAGAGAAAGCAGAAGCTAACTCTTAA
- a CDS encoding DUF4190 domain-containing protein, protein MTEDRQDEDLDLIEEREVRAEEDYYEEAAAEVAPGVMDRPYLQSPENERPTSEEHHEHFEAKRQEQEKTGVGIGVAALALSVISLFILPVILGAAGIVVGFVARRKGLTTLGSWAVGVGAASMIISLFFAPFF, encoded by the coding sequence ATGACAGAAGACAGACAAGATGAGGATCTGGACCTAATCGAGGAGCGAGAAGTACGCGCTGAAGAGGATTATTATGAAGAAGCAGCAGCGGAAGTAGCTCCCGGTGTAATGGACCGCCCTTATTTACAGTCACCTGAAAATGAACGTCCAACTTCTGAAGAGCATCATGAACACTTTGAAGCTAAAAGACAGGAACAAGAAAAAACGGGAGTAGGTATTGGTGTAGCAGCGCTTGCTCTATCCGTTATTTCTTTGTTCATTCTTCCCGTCATTCTTGGAGCAGCGGGAATTGTGGTAGGATTTGTTGCTAGGAGAAAGGGACTGACAACGCTTGGATCATGGGCGGTAGGTGTCGGTGCCGCTTCAATGATCATCAGCTTATTCTTCGCACCGTTCTTTTAG
- a CDS encoding Fur family transcriptional regulator yields MNVSTALRILKEQGYKYTEKREDLVTLFAKEKRYLSARDVLNHMQRSYPGMSVDTIYRNLTLFTDLAILEETEWNGEKRYRLSCATQSHHHHLICLDCGKTRHIDSCPMEAIPVGDTGFEVTGHKFEVYGRCDECQAN; encoded by the coding sequence ATGAATGTCTCTACAGCATTGCGTATTTTAAAAGAACAAGGCTATAAATATACTGAGAAGCGCGAAGATCTTGTGACCTTATTTGCTAAAGAGAAGAGGTATCTCTCCGCTAGGGATGTACTGAATCATATGCAGAGAAGTTATCCTGGGATGAGCGTAGATACGATTTACCGAAATTTGACGCTATTTACCGACCTGGCTATTTTAGAAGAGACGGAATGGAATGGTGAAAAGCGCTATCGACTTAGCTGTGCAACACAAAGTCATCATCATCACCTCATTTGCCTGGACTGCGGAAAAACACGACATATTGATTCTTGTCCTATGGAAGCTATTCCAGTGGGGGATACAGGGTTTGAAGTAACTGGTCATAAATTTGAGGTATATGGACGCTGTGACGAATGTCAAGCAAATTAA
- a CDS encoding metal ABC transporter permease, protein MIQALWKFEFLQNAFMAGILIGVIAPLLGVFIVVRRQALIADALSHITLAGIAASLLLGKYSTFWQGVNPVYMGMGFSAAGSLFIEQLRKVYKHFEELAIPITLSGGIGLGVVFLSLADGFNSDLFNYLFGSVIAISRSDLMAVAIISVIVVIVVTLLYKELFFLSFDEEQAIVSGVRAKWIHFIFILLVAFVIAVSMQIVGVLLVSALMTLPVAASIRIARGFKQTIAYSIIFGEMAVLGGLVLAYYLDIAPGGTIVLLSAFILLFVLLVKRIKQWKS, encoded by the coding sequence ATGATTCAAGCTTTATGGAAATTTGAGTTTTTACAGAATGCCTTTATGGCAGGTATCTTAATTGGAGTTATTGCACCGCTTCTTGGGGTATTTATCGTTGTTAGAAGACAGGCATTAATTGCCGATGCCTTATCACATATAACACTTGCTGGAATTGCCGCTAGCCTGCTTCTTGGTAAGTATTCTACATTTTGGCAAGGTGTTAATCCTGTTTATATGGGAATGGGTTTTTCAGCAGCGGGCTCGTTATTTATCGAACAGCTTCGTAAAGTATATAAGCATTTTGAAGAGCTTGCTATTCCGATTACGCTGTCTGGTGGCATTGGTCTAGGGGTTGTCTTTTTATCTTTAGCAGATGGATTTAATTCGGATTTGTTTAATTACTTATTCGGAAGTGTGATTGCTATTAGTCGAAGTGACTTAATGGCAGTTGCAATCATTAGTGTGATTGTCGTTATTGTCGTAACGCTATTATATAAAGAACTGTTCTTCCTTTCATTCGATGAAGAACAAGCAATTGTATCAGGAGTAAGGGCAAAATGGATCCATTTCATTTTTATTTTACTCGTGGCATTTGTAATTGCTGTTTCAATGCAAATTGTAGGGGTCTTATTGGTTTCTGCACTAATGACGCTTCCTGTGGCCGCCAGCATTCGAATTGCACGTGGATTTAAGCAGACGATTGCCTATTCAATCATTTTCGGTGAGATGGCTGTACTTGGAGGACTTGTTCTGGCCTATTATCTTGATATCGCGCCAGGTGGAACAATCGTTCTTTTATCAGCATTTATTTTACTGTTCGTACTTTTGGTAAAACGGATTAAACAATGGAAATCTTAA
- a CDS encoding metal ABC transporter ATP-binding protein — protein sequence MSTSNNLIDLKDISFHYGDGNVLEDITFSIPQGAFVGLVGPNGSGKSTLIKIIFGLLKAQKGSVHIFGKKMSKFHDWSKIGYVSQKANSFNSGFPASVFEVVSMGLTSKLGLFKFMKPNDRKAVMDALQLVGMSDFASSNIGELSGGQQQRVFIARALVSQPEILILDEPTVGVDANSTSDFYELLGKLNKDNGITLLLVTHDIGTITDKVTHVACLNKTLHFHGETNEFEQFNERELSGFYGHHVHVLSHDHDHGGF from the coding sequence ATGAGTACTTCTAATAATTTAATCGATCTTAAGGACATTTCTTTCCATTATGGAGATGGCAATGTACTAGAAGATATTACTTTCTCGATCCCTCAAGGGGCCTTTGTTGGATTGGTGGGACCGAATGGATCCGGAAAATCAACTTTAATTAAAATTATCTTCGGTTTATTAAAAGCTCAAAAAGGTTCTGTTCATATTTTCGGAAAAAAAATGAGTAAATTTCATGATTGGAGTAAAATTGGTTATGTTTCACAAAAAGCCAATAGTTTTAATTCTGGTTTTCCTGCTTCTGTTTTTGAAGTTGTTTCAATGGGACTGACAAGCAAACTTGGTTTATTCAAATTTATGAAACCAAATGATCGTAAGGCAGTCATGGATGCTCTGCAATTAGTTGGAATGAGCGATTTTGCATCCAGTAATATTGGGGAACTTTCAGGCGGCCAGCAACAACGGGTATTTATTGCAAGAGCATTGGTCAGTCAACCGGAAATTCTGATTCTTGATGAACCGACAGTAGGAGTAGATGCGAATTCTACAAGTGATTTTTATGAGCTTCTCGGTAAATTGAATAAGGATAATGGGATTACCTTATTGCTTGTTACACACGATATCGGAACGATTACGGACAAAGTGACGCACGTTGCTTGTCTAAACAAAACGCTTCATTTTCATGGAGAGACGAATGAATTTGAACAGTTTAATGAACGTGAATTATCAGGTTTTTATGGCCATCATGTTCATGTATTAAGTCACGATCATGATCATGGAGGCTTTTAG